A section of the Citrobacter farmeri genome encodes:
- the sdaA gene encoding L-serine ammonia-lyase, which translates to MISLFDMFKVGIGPSSSHTVGPMKAGKQFVDDLVEKGLLDSVTRVAVDVYGSLSLTGKGHHTDIAIIMGLAGNEPATVDIDSIPGFIRDVETRGRLLLACGQHEVDFPQNDGMRFHNGNLPLHENGMQIHAYNGDAVVYSKTYYSIGGGFIVDEEHFGQDAANEVSVPYPFKSATELLEYCNSTGLSLSGLAMQNELALHDKKEIEEYFGHVWQTMQACIDRGMNTEGVLPGPLRVPRRASALRRMLVSSDKLSNDPMNVIDWVNMFALAVNEENAAGGRVVTAPTNGACGIVPAVLAYYDHFIESVSPDIYTRYFLAAGAIGALYKMNASISGAEVGCQGEVGVACSMAAAGLAELLGASPEQVCVAAEIGMEHNLGLTCDPVAGQVQVPCIERNAIASVKAINAARMAMRRTSAPRVSLDKVIETMYETGKDMNAKYRETSRGGLAIKVQCD; encoded by the coding sequence GTGATTAGTCTATTCGACATGTTTAAGGTGGGGATTGGTCCCTCATCCTCCCATACTGTAGGGCCTATGAAGGCGGGTAAACAGTTCGTCGATGACCTGGTCGAAAAAGGATTACTGGATAGCGTTACCCGTGTTGCCGTCGACGTGTATGGTTCACTGTCGCTTACGGGTAAAGGTCACCACACCGATATCGCCATTATTATGGGTCTGGCAGGTAATGAACCTGCTACCGTGGATATTGATAGTATCCCAGGCTTCATCCGCGACGTAGAGACGCGCGGTCGCCTCCTGCTGGCATGCGGTCAGCACGAAGTGGATTTTCCACAGAATGACGGCATGCGTTTTCATAACGGCAATCTGCCGCTGCACGAAAACGGTATGCAGATCCATGCGTATAACGGCGATGCCGTCGTTTACAGCAAAACCTACTACTCCATCGGCGGCGGTTTTATCGTCGATGAAGAGCATTTCGGCCAGGATGCAGCGAATGAGGTGAGTGTCCCTTATCCGTTCAAATCCGCAACCGAGCTGCTGGAGTACTGTAACAGCACTGGCCTGTCCCTTTCCGGGCTGGCGATGCAGAACGAGCTGGCCTTACACGACAAGAAAGAGATTGAAGAGTATTTCGGTCACGTCTGGCAGACCATGCAGGCCTGTATCGATCGCGGCATGAATACCGAAGGCGTGTTGCCAGGTCCGCTGCGCGTCCCGCGTCGCGCCTCTGCGCTGCGTCGAATGCTGGTTTCCAGCGATAAGCTCTCTAACGACCCGATGAACGTGATCGACTGGGTGAACATGTTCGCCCTCGCCGTCAACGAAGAGAACGCGGCGGGTGGTCGTGTAGTCACTGCGCCAACCAACGGTGCATGCGGTATCGTGCCTGCCGTGCTGGCCTACTACGATCACTTCATTGAATCCGTCAGCCCGGATATTTATACCCGCTACTTCCTGGCGGCAGGCGCTATCGGCGCGTTGTATAAGATGAATGCCTCGATTTCGGGTGCGGAAGTCGGCTGTCAGGGCGAAGTCGGTGTGGCCTGTTCAATGGCAGCGGCCGGTCTTGCAGAACTGCTGGGCGCGAGCCCGGAGCAGGTGTGCGTTGCCGCTGAAATCGGCATGGAACATAACCTGGGACTGACCTGCGATCCGGTTGCTGGTCAGGTGCAGGTGCCGTGCATTGAACGTAATGCGATTGCCTCTGTTAAAGCGATCAACGCCGCCCGGATGGCGATGCGTCGTACCAGCGCGCCGCGCGTCTCACTGGATAAGGTCATCGAAACGATGTACGAAACCGGTAAGGATATGAATGCCAAATACCGCGAAACCTCGCGCGGCGGTCTGGCCATTAAAGTTCAGTGTGACTAA
- a CDS encoding CoA pyrophosphatase has product MDNKSLTLDDFLSRFQLLRPQINRESLNLRQAAVLVPVVRRPQPGLLLTQRSVHLRKHAGQVAFPGGAVDSTDASLIAAALREAEEEVAIPPEAVEVIGVLPPVDSVTGFQVTPVVGIIPPNLPWRASEDEVSAVFEMPLAQALHLGRYHPLDVWRRGDSHRVWLSWYEHYFVWGMTAGIIRELALQIGVKP; this is encoded by the coding sequence GTGGATAACAAGAGCCTGACGCTGGATGATTTTTTATCGCGCTTCCAACTTTTGCGCCCGCAGATTAATCGCGAGTCGCTGAACCTGCGCCAGGCCGCCGTGCTCGTTCCCGTGGTTCGCCGCCCCCAACCGGGACTGCTGCTGACCCAGCGTTCAGTACATTTACGCAAACATGCCGGACAGGTGGCCTTCCCGGGCGGCGCGGTTGACAGCACCGATGCCTCGCTCATCGCCGCCGCGCTGCGCGAAGCAGAAGAAGAAGTCGCGATCCCACCAGAAGCCGTTGAGGTGATCGGCGTCCTGCCGCCGGTTGACAGCGTGACCGGGTTCCAGGTGACGCCAGTGGTTGGCATCATCCCGCCCAATTTGCCCTGGCGTGCCAGCGAAGACGAGGTGTCTGCGGTCTTTGAAATGCCGCTGGCGCAGGCGCTGCATTTAGGTCGCTATCACCCTCTGGATGTCTGGCGTCGTGGTGATTCGCATCGCGTGTGGCTTTCGTGGTATGAACATTATTTCGTCTGGGGCATGACTGCGGGAATTATTCGTGAGCTGGCGCTACAGATTGGCGTGAAACCCTGA
- the pabB gene encoding aminodeoxychorismate synthase component 1 → MKTLSPAIITLPWRQDAAEQYFAPISHLPWAMLLHSGHADHPHSRFDIVVADPVCTVKTHGETTQIRDAQGARLTHDDPLTVLQKTLTALNLQPPVNADLPFQGGALGLFGYDLGRRFEILPSHARQDIALADMAIGLYDWALVVDHSRQTVTLLSHSDVQARLAWLESQQSPERAPFRLTANWRSNMTREQYGKKFRQVQAYLHSGDCYQVNLAQRFQASYQGDEWLAFERLNRENRAPFSAFLRLDEGAILSLSPERFILLADGEIQTRPIKGTLPRLPQEEADRKQAQKLANSAKDRAENLMIVDLMRNDIGRVAAPGSVKVPELFVVEPFPAVHHLVSTVTARLPTTRHASDLLRAAFPGGSITGAPKVRAMEIIDELEPHRRNAWCGSIGYLSVCGNMDTSITIRTLTAVNGQLYCSAGGGIVADSEEQAEYQETFDKVNRILQQLEN, encoded by the coding sequence ATGAAGACGTTATCTCCCGCTATTATCACGCTCCCCTGGCGCCAGGACGCCGCCGAACAGTATTTCGCGCCAATAAGCCATCTGCCGTGGGCGATGCTGTTGCACTCTGGTCATGCGGATCACCCGCATAGCCGCTTTGACATCGTAGTGGCCGATCCGGTTTGCACCGTGAAAACGCACGGCGAGACGACGCAGATCCGCGATGCACAGGGCGCTCGTCTTACTCACGACGACCCTCTGACGGTGCTGCAAAAAACGCTGACGGCGCTGAACCTCCAGCCGCCGGTGAACGCCGACTTACCGTTCCAGGGCGGTGCGCTGGGGTTATTCGGCTACGATCTGGGGCGTCGATTCGAAATTCTGCCCAGTCACGCCCGGCAGGATATCGCGCTGGCAGACATGGCGATCGGCCTCTACGACTGGGCACTCGTTGTCGACCACTCGCGCCAGACCGTAACCCTGCTCAGCCATTCGGACGTCCAGGCCAGACTCGCCTGGCTGGAAAGCCAGCAATCCCCTGAGCGTGCGCCGTTCAGGTTAACCGCAAACTGGCGCTCGAATATGACGCGCGAGCAGTATGGAAAGAAATTCCGCCAGGTGCAGGCGTATCTGCACAGCGGCGACTGCTATCAGGTCAATCTGGCCCAGCGTTTTCAGGCGTCTTATCAGGGCGATGAGTGGCTGGCCTTCGAGCGGCTGAACAGGGAGAACCGCGCCCCGTTCAGCGCATTTTTACGCCTGGATGAAGGCGCTATTCTGAGCCTGTCGCCCGAACGGTTTATTCTTCTGGCCGACGGCGAGATTCAGACCCGCCCGATTAAAGGCACTCTGCCACGTCTTCCACAGGAAGAGGCAGACCGAAAGCAGGCGCAGAAACTGGCGAACTCAGCGAAAGATCGGGCGGAAAATTTAATGATTGTCGATCTGATGCGCAACGACATTGGTCGCGTGGCAGCGCCGGGCTCGGTGAAAGTACCAGAGTTGTTCGTGGTCGAGCCCTTCCCGGCGGTGCATCATCTGGTCAGCACCGTCACCGCGCGCTTACCGACCACACGACATGCCAGCGACCTGCTCCGCGCCGCGTTTCCGGGCGGCTCGATTACCGGCGCACCAAAGGTACGCGCGATGGAAATCATTGATGAACTGGAACCGCATCGGCGCAATGCCTGGTGCGGCAGCATTGGTTATCTGAGCGTCTGCGGCAATATGGATACCAGCATTACCATCCGCACCCTGACCGCCGTGAACGGTCAACTGTACTGCTCCGCCGGCGGCGGCATCGTGGCTGATAGCGAGGAACAGGCGGAATATCAGGAAACCTTTGATAAAGTTAATCGTATCCTGCAACAACTGGAGAACTAA
- a CDS encoding YoaH family protein, with amino-acid sequence MFAGLPSLSHEQQQKAVERIQELMSQGMSSGQAIMLVAEELRATHTGERIVARFEDDEDE; translated from the coding sequence ATGTTTGCAGGTTTACCTTCACTCAGTCACGAGCAGCAACAGAAAGCGGTTGAGCGTATTCAGGAACTCATGTCACAGGGAATGAGCAGCGGTCAGGCGATTATGCTAGTGGCAGAAGAACTGCGCGCCACTCATACCGGCGAGCGGATTGTGGCGCGTTTTGAAGATGACGAAGATGAGTAA
- a CDS encoding RidA family protein, with protein MTIIRIDAEDRWSDVVIHNNTLYYTGVPANLDADAFEQTANTLAQIDAALEQQGSSKSRILDATIFLADKNDFAAMNKAWDAWVVAGHAPVRCTVQAGLMNPKYKVEIKIIAAV; from the coding sequence ATGACTATCATCCGTATCGATGCCGAAGATCGTTGGTCTGACGTGGTGATCCACAACAATACGCTCTACTACACTGGCGTACCGGCAAACCTCGATGCCGACGCCTTTGAGCAGACCGCTAATACGCTGGCGCAGATTGACGCCGCGCTGGAACAGCAAGGCAGCAGCAAGTCACGTATTCTTGACGCCACTATTTTTCTCGCCGATAAGAACGACTTCGCGGCGATGAATAAGGCCTGGGATGCCTGGGTCGTGGCCGGTCATGCGCCGGTACGCTGCACGGTTCAGGCTGGGTTAATGAATCCAAAATACAAGGTTGAGATTAAGATAATCGCCGCGGTGTAA
- a CDS encoding ATP-dependent DNA helicase: MTDDFAPDGQLAKAIPGFKPREPQRQMAVAVAQSIQKSQPLVVEAGTGTGKTYAYLAPALRAKKKVIISTGSKALQDQLYSRDLPTVANALKYTGRLALLKGRSNYLCLERLEQQALAGGDLPVQTLSDVILLRSWSNQTEDGDISTCVSVAEDSQAWPLVTSTNDNCLGSDCPLYKDCFVVKARKKAMDADVVVVNHHLFLADMVVKESGFGELIPEAEVMIFDEAHQLPDIASQYFGQSLSSRQLMDLAKDITIAYRTELKDTQQLQKCADRLAQSAQDFRLQLGEPGYRGNLRELLADQRVQRAFLLLDDTLELCYDVAKLSLGRSALLDAAFERATLYRARLKRLKEINQPGYSYWYECTSRNFTLALTPLTVADKFKEVMAQKPGSWIFTSATLSVNDDLHHFTARLGIEEAESMLLPSPFDYTRQALLCVPRNLPQTNQPGAARQLAAMLRPIIEANNGRCFILCTSHAMMRDLAEQFRATMTLPVLLQGETSKGQLLQQFVSAGNALLVATSSFWEGVDVRGDTLSLVIIDKLPFTSPDDPLLKARMEDCRLRGGDPFDEVQLPDAVITLKQGVGRLIRDADDRGVLVICDNRLVMRPYGATFLASLPPAPRTRDIARAVRFLAIPSSG, translated from the coding sequence GTGACGGACGATTTTGCACCAGACGGTCAACTGGCTAAAGCGATACCAGGATTTAAACCGCGCGAACCACAGCGGCAGATGGCGGTGGCCGTCGCTCAGTCCATTCAAAAATCACAGCCTCTGGTGGTCGAAGCCGGAACGGGGACGGGGAAAACCTACGCCTATCTGGCACCGGCGCTGCGCGCAAAAAAGAAAGTGATTATCTCGACCGGTTCGAAGGCGCTGCAGGATCAGCTCTACAGCCGCGATCTTCCGACGGTCGCCAACGCGCTGAAGTACACCGGAAGACTGGCCCTGTTGAAAGGACGTTCAAACTATTTATGCCTGGAACGCCTCGAACAACAGGCGCTGGCGGGCGGCGATCTGCCCGTTCAGACCTTAAGCGATGTGATCCTGCTGCGGTCGTGGTCGAATCAGACCGAAGATGGCGACATCAGCACCTGCGTCAGCGTGGCTGAGGATTCTCAGGCCTGGCCGCTAGTCACCAGCACCAACGACAACTGCCTCGGCAGCGACTGCCCGCTGTATAAAGACTGCTTTGTCGTGAAAGCGCGTAAAAAAGCGATGGACGCAGACGTGGTGGTGGTGAACCATCACCTGTTTCTGGCCGATATGGTGGTCAAAGAGAGCGGTTTCGGCGAACTGATCCCGGAAGCGGAAGTGATGATTTTCGATGAAGCCCATCAGCTACCGGATATCGCCAGCCAGTATTTTGGTCAGTCGCTCTCCAGCCGTCAGCTTATGGATCTGGCGAAGGATATCACCATTGCCTATCGTACCGAGCTGAAAGATACCCAACAATTACAGAAATGTGCCGACCGTCTGGCGCAAAGCGCGCAGGACTTTCGTCTGCAACTGGGCGAACCGGGGTATCGCGGCAACCTGCGTGAACTGCTGGCCGACCAGCGTGTGCAACGCGCTTTTTTACTGCTCGATGACACGCTGGAGCTGTGCTACGACGTGGCGAAATTGTCCCTCGGACGTTCAGCGTTGCTTGATGCCGCGTTTGAGCGCGCTACGCTGTATCGTGCACGTCTCAAGCGGCTGAAAGAGATCAACCAGCCCGGCTATAGCTACTGGTACGAATGCACCTCGCGCAATTTTACCCTCGCGCTGACGCCGCTGACGGTGGCGGATAAGTTCAAAGAGGTGATGGCGCAGAAGCCGGGAAGCTGGATTTTCACCTCCGCAACGCTGTCGGTGAATGACGATCTCCATCATTTTACAGCGCGTCTGGGGATCGAAGAGGCAGAATCGATGCTGCTGCCGAGTCCGTTTGATTACACCCGCCAGGCGCTGCTCTGTGTGCCGCGCAATCTGCCGCAAACTAATCAGCCGGGCGCGGCGCGACAGTTGGCGGCAATGTTAAGACCGATTATCGAAGCGAATAACGGACGCTGCTTTATACTCTGTACCTCGCACGCGATGATGCGCGATCTGGCGGAGCAGTTTCGCGCCACCATGACGCTTCCGGTATTGCTGCAAGGGGAAACCAGCAAAGGCCAACTGCTGCAACAGTTCGTTAGCGCGGGTAACGCCTTGCTGGTGGCGACCAGTAGCTTCTGGGAAGGGGTGGACGTACGCGGTGATACGCTGTCGCTGGTGATCATCGACAAACTGCCGTTTACGTCGCCGGACGATCCGCTGTTGAAGGCGCGGATGGAAGACTGTCGCTTACGCGGTGGCGACCCGTTTGATGAGGTGCAACTGCCCGACGCGGTGATTACGCTGAAGCAGGGAGTTGGGCGTTTGATCCGTGATGCTGACGATCGCGGCGTGCTGGTGATTTGTGATAACCGACTGGTGATGCGACCTTACGGCGCCACGTTTCTTGCCAGTCTGCCACCGGCGCCGCGCACCCGGGATATCGCCCGGGCCGTGCGATTTCTCGCGATACCATCCTCCGGGTAA
- the tsaB gene encoding tRNA (adenosine(37)-N6)-threonylcarbamoyltransferase complex dimerization subunit type 1 TsaB, translated as MRILAIDTATEACSVALWNDGTHSAHFELCPREHTQRILPMVQDILAANGTSLTELNALAYGRGPGSFTGVRIGIGIAQGLALGADLPMIGVSTLMTMAQGAWRKTGATRVLAAIDARMGEVYWAEYQRDENGVWHGEETEAVLKPEQVTERLQQLSGDWVTVGTGWPAWPELGKESGLTLRDGDVLLPAAEDMLPIACQMLTDGKTVTVEHAEPVYLRNNVAWKKLPGKE; from the coding sequence ATGCGAATTCTGGCTATCGATACCGCCACAGAAGCTTGTTCTGTGGCTCTGTGGAACGACGGTACTCACTCTGCTCATTTTGAGCTTTGCCCACGAGAACATACTCAACGCATCCTGCCGATGGTGCAGGATATCCTTGCCGCTAACGGCACCTCTCTGACGGAACTTAATGCGCTGGCCTACGGGCGTGGCCCCGGCAGTTTCACCGGCGTGCGTATTGGGATTGGCATTGCCCAGGGGCTGGCGTTAGGCGCAGATCTGCCGATGATCGGCGTCTCCACGCTGATGACGATGGCGCAGGGCGCGTGGCGTAAAACCGGCGCGACTCGCGTCCTGGCCGCCATTGACGCGCGCATGGGCGAAGTCTACTGGGCCGAATATCAGCGCGATGAAAATGGCGTCTGGCACGGTGAAGAGACGGAGGCTGTGCTGAAACCTGAGCAGGTGACCGAGCGTTTACAACAGCTTTCTGGTGACTGGGTGACCGTCGGGACGGGCTGGCCTGCCTGGCCTGAACTCGGTAAAGAGAGCGGGCTGACGCTGCGCGATGGCGATGTCCTGCTGCCAGCGGCGGAGGATATGCTGCCGATCGCCTGTCAGATGTTAACCGATGGCAAAACCGTGACGGTCGAACATGCTGAACCGGTTTATTTACGTAACAACGTGGCCTGGAAGAAACTTCCCGGAAAAGAATGA
- a CDS encoding Slp family lipoprotein yields MAVQKQVVKGLLAGAIAIMLSGCVTVPDAIKGSSPTPQDDLVRVMNAPQLYVGQEARFGGKVVDIQNQQGKTRLEIATVSLDSGARPILGEPSRGRIYANVNGFLDPVDFRGQLVTVVGPITGTAEGKVGNTPYKFMTMDVSGYKRWRLAQQVVMPPQPIDPWFYGGRRGWPYGYGGWGWYNPGPAQVQTIVTE; encoded by the coding sequence ATGGCGGTTCAAAAACAAGTGGTTAAAGGTTTGCTCGCAGGGGCTATTGCGATCATGCTGAGCGGCTGCGTCACGGTTCCGGATGCAATTAAGGGCTCAAGCCCCACGCCACAAGACGATCTGGTGCGCGTGATGAATGCCCCGCAACTGTACGTGGGGCAGGAAGCGCGCTTTGGCGGCAAAGTGGTGGATATTCAAAATCAGCAGGGGAAAACGCGTCTGGAAATTGCTACCGTTTCGCTCGATAGCGGTGCGCGCCCCATTCTGGGCGAACCATCACGCGGACGTATTTACGCTAACGTGAATGGGTTCCTTGATCCGGTCGATTTCCGGGGGCAACTGGTGACCGTCGTTGGGCCGATTACCGGTACTGCCGAAGGCAAAGTGGGCAATACGCCGTATAAGTTCATGACCATGGACGTATCGGGTTATAAGCGCTGGCGACTCGCCCAGCAGGTGGTGATGCCTCCGCAACCGATCGACCCGTGGTTCTACGGCGGAAGAAGAGGCTGGCCGTACGGCTATGGCGGCTGGGGGTGGTATAACCCGGGGCCCGCACAGGTACAAACGATAGTCACAGAGTAA